One part of the Lycium ferocissimum isolate CSIRO_LF1 chromosome 8, AGI_CSIRO_Lferr_CH_V1, whole genome shotgun sequence genome encodes these proteins:
- the LOC132068436 gene encoding leucine-rich repeat receptor-like protein kinase TDR codes for MNHFFSLFLTTTSSILFFLTQISLVFSTSNFPLQLTSLLSLKSSFQDPNNTFQDWNPTTTFSNSGSQPFWCSWSGIKCDTKTSQITTLNLSKRNLSGKIPQDIRFLVHLHHLNLSGNSFDGPLQTIIFQFPFLRSLDISHNSFNSTFPPGITKLKSLTHLNAYSNSFTGTLPEEIVSLQNLEYLNLGGSYFAGEIPVTYGNFTKLKFLHLAGNLLSGKIPVELSFLNQLEHLEIGYNNYTGNVPEEFSCLSNLTYLDISQANLSGEIPFQLGNLTNLVSLFLFKNHFIGTIPPSFSQLTLLKSLDLSDNRLSGTIPLGFSELKELNMLYLMNNNLTGEIPQGIGELPNLELLSLWNNSLTGILPQKLGLNAKLQKLDVSSNFLSGPIPPNLCLSNNLVKLILFSNEFTGEIPSSLTKCMALSRLRIQDNRLNGSIPLGFGFLPNFTYMDISKNKISGPIPKDFGYAVKMQYLNISENLFGCDLPENIWNAPSLQIFSASYSGLVGKLPDFKGCQNLYKIELEGNNLNDSIPWDIEHCEKLISLNFRRNSLTGIIPWEISAIRSITDVDLSHNFLTGSIPSAFEKSSTLEHFNVSYNQLTGPLPSSGSIFSTFHPSSFIGNQGLCGTIIHNPCRTDGLKDGKVDFSNHSKKTNGALIVWITSAAFGVVLFILIVAIRCFHLNYSRRFPCDKENGPWKLTAFKRLNFTADDVLESITTTDKIIGMGSAGTVYKAEMPSAEIIAVKKLWAGKQQKETTRKRRGVLAEVDVLGNVRHRNIVRLLGCCSNNECTMLLYEYMPNGSLDDLLHNKNKDANLVADWFTRYKIALGVAQGICYLHHDCDPVIVHRDLKPSNILLDGEMEARVADFGVAKLIECDESMSVIAGSYGYIAPEYAYTLQVDEKSDIYSYGVVLMEILSGKRSVDSEFGDGHSIVDWVRSKMKTKNNINDVLDKNVGASCPRVREEMMLMLRVALLCTSRNPADRPSMRDVVSMLQEAKPKRKLTGSGGDNNAVGAISLAQKANVEC; via the exons ATGAAccatttcttttctctctttctcactACAACTTCCTCAATTCTCTTCTTTCTCACACAAATTTCACTTGTTTTCTCTACTTCAAATTTTCCTCTTCAGCTCACTTCTCTTTTGTCATTAAAATCTTCTTTTCAAGATCCTAACAATACATTTCAAGATTGGAATCCAACAACCACTTTCTCAAATTCTGGTTCACAACCCTTTTGGTGTTCATGGTCTGGCATAAAATGTGACACAAAAACAAGCCAAATCACAACACTTAATCTCTCGAAGAGGAATCTTTCTGGTAAAATTCCACAAGATATTAGATTCTTGGTACACCTACACCACTTAAATTTAAGTGGGAATTCTTTTGATGGGCCCTTACAGACAatcattttccaatttccatttCTTAGGTCACTTGACATTAGTCACAACTCCTTTAATTCAACATTTCCACCAGGCATAACAAAACTCAAGTCTCTCACACACTTAAATGCCTATAGCAACAGCTTCACAGGCACTTTGCCTGAAGAAATTGTTAGCCTTCAAAATCTTGAGTACCTGAATCTTGGTGGCAGTTACTTTGCTGGTGAAATTCCGGTAACttacgggaatttcacaaagttgaaatttttaCACCTGGCTGGAAATTTACTGAGTGGTAAAATCCCAGTGGAATTGAGTTTCTTGAACCAACTTGAACATTTAGAAATTGGTTACAACAATTACACTGGCAATGTACCTGAAGAATTTTCCTGTCTATCAAATTTGACCTATCTTGATATTTCCCAGGCTAATCTCTCTGGTGAAATTCCATTTCAGCTCGGGAATTTAACGAATCTTGTATCTTTATTCCTTTTCAAGAACCATTTTATCGGTACAATTCCTCCGAGTTTTTCTCAGCTCACATTGCTGAAATCACTGGATTTGTCAGATAATCGTCTATCAGGCACAATTCCATTGGGATTTTCAGAGTTAAAAGAGCTGAATATGTTGTATTTGATGAACAATAACTTAACAGGTGAAATCCCACAAGGCATTGGTGAGTTACCAAATCTTGAATTATTATCTCTTTGGAACAATTCACTTACTGGAATTTTACCACAAAAGTTAGGGTTAAATGCAAAGTTACAAAAACTTGATGTCTCATCAAACTTTTTGTCTGGTCCAATTCCACCAAATCTTTGCCTCAGCAACAACTTAGTTAAACTCATCCTGTTTTCGAACGAGTTTACTGGTGAGATTCCTTCATCCTTAACGAAGTGCATGGCTTTATCGAGGCTGAGGATTCAAGACAATAGACTCAACGGATCAATTCCGTTAGGGTTCGGGTTTTTGCCAAATTTCACTTACATGGACATCAGCAAGAACAAAATTTCGGGTCCAATTCCAAAAGATTTTGGATACGCCGTGAAAATGCAGTACTTGAACATTTCGGAGAATTTATTTGGTTGTGATTTGCCTGAAAATATATGGAATGCCCCAAGCTTGCAGATATTTTCAGCAAGTTATAGTGGCCTCGTTGGAAAGCTACCCGATTTCAAAGGGTGTCAAAATTTATACAAAATCGAGCTCGAAGGAAACAATCTCAATGATAGTATTCCGTGGGACATCGAACACTGTGAAAAGCTTATTTCGTTGAATTTTAGACGAAATTCGCTTACAGGAATTATTCCCTGGGAAATATCCGCGATTCGTTCCATAACAGACGTTGATTTGTCGCATAATTTTCTCACGGGGTCAATTCCTTCAGCTTTCGAAAAGTCTAGCACGTTGGAACATTTCAATGTGTCGTATAATCAGCTCACCGGTCCATTGCCTTCGTCGGGGTCCATATTTTCAACATTCCATCCATCGTCCTTTATAGGAAACCAAGGCCTTTGTGGTACTATCATACACAACCCGTGTAGGACGGATGGACTCAAAGACGGGAAAGTAGATTTCTCGAACCACTCCAAGAAAACAAATGGTGCATTAATAGTATGGATCACGTCTGCAGCATTCGGAGTAGTACTATTCATCCTCATCGTGGCCATTCGATGTTTCCACTTGAATTATAGCCGAAGATTCCCGTGTGACAAGGAAAACGGACCGTGGAAGTTAACAGCATTCAAAAGGTTAAATTTCACGGCGGATGATGTCCTGGAAAGCATAACAACCACAGACAAGATCATCGGAATGGGGTCTGCAG GTACGGTGTACAAGGCGGAAATGCCAAGTGCCGAGATCATAGCAGTGAAGAAGCTATGGGCCGGGAAGCAACAAAAGGAGACAACAAGGAAAAGACGTGGCGTATTGGCAGAGGTTGATGTATTAGGCAACGTAAGGCATAGGAACATTGTGAGATTACTAGGTTGTTGTAGTAACAACGAATGTACCATGTTGTTGTATGAGTACATGCCTAATGGAAGCCTCGATGACTTGTTACATAACAAGAACAAAGATGCAAATTTGGTGGCTGATTGGTTTACTAGGTACAAAATTGCACTAGGGGTGGCACAAGGAATTTGTTATCTTCATCATGATTGTGACCCTGTCATTGTTCATCGTGACCTAAAACCTAGCAACATTCTTTTGGATGGTGAAATGGAAGCTAGGGTTGCTGATTTTGGGGTTGCTAAATTGATCGAGTGTGACGAATCCATGTCCGTGATTGCTGGATCTTATGGCTACATTGCACCCG AATATGCATATACATTGCAAGTGGATGAGAAGAGTGACATCTATAGCTACGGGGTGGTGCTTATGGAAATTTTGTCAGGGAAAAGATCGGTAGATTCAGAATTTGGCGATGGACATAGCATTGTAGACTGGGTGAGGTCCAAGATGAAgaccaaaaataatataaacGACGTGTTAGATAAAAATGTTGGTGCATCGTGTCCTCGGGTGAGAGAGGAAATGATGTTGATGCTCAGGGTGGCGTTACTCTGTACTAGCCGGAACCCGGCTGACCGGCCTTCGATGAGGGATGTTGTGTCCATGTTGCAAGAGGCCAAGCCCAAGAGGAAGTTGACAGGAAGTGGTGGTGACAATAATGCAGTTGGTGCTATTTCTTTGGCACAAAAGGCCAATGTGGAGTGTTAA
- the LOC132068437 gene encoding QWRF motif-containing protein 7 produces MTSCSLNLYIKIVLPKIHSNPKNSTLQQLSSMEKNRSRTIPRSPANSPRLLRSKSGMSLPEIHTVDPVPPKLVNRSKSTTKLRSYSRGEENISPLMIKNNKKFQENGDHNRSFAKFLQRDNGSSRSTTTTTTTCVSTNNSRSAWAMSPGRPLPNSTVPIVPKSPSSRKLKMDTSKDNGGGGRGGTVASVLKYFKQKKVSPVLEEDFHQYRLMNNRLVQWRFVNARAEATMAAIKRVAQKKLFNVWLRISIMRNFTAEKKIQVQKLKHDIKISRIMNSQGNLLREWQRLEVKNSEAVGRVARKLSAVSLCLPLVDGAEAKVTAVYDAIITAEEIMDGIQEFIMNMQWQVEQSCYLLTQLIVILKQEEEFLEELETHIKTIDSFIVEEETLRVHCIQLAKERTIRWEGA; encoded by the exons ATGACTAGTTGTTCTTTAAATTTATACATTAAAATTGTTCTCCCAAAAATACACTCAAACCCCAAAAATTCAACCTTACAACAATTATCATCAATGGAGAAAAATCGCAGTCGAACAATTCCTCGATCACCTGCCAATTCTCCTCGATTACTAAGAAGCAAAAGTGGAATGTCACTCCCTGAAATTCACACAGTTGATCCTGTTCCACCAAAACTTGTCAATCGGTCAAAATCAACCACGAAATTGCGATCATATAGTAGAGGAGAAGAAAATATTAGCCCATTGATGATCAAGAATAACaaaaagtttcaagaaaatggagATCATAATCGTAGTTTTGCTAAATTCTTGCAACGCGATAATGGATCAtcaagatcaacaacaacaacaacaacaacgtgTGTTAGTACTAATAATTCTCGTTCTGCATGGGCAATGTCACCAGGACGTCCATTGCCTAATTCGACTGTGCCTATAGTCCCTAAGTCTCCTAGCTCGAGAAAGTTAAAAATGGACACATCTAAGGACAATGGTGGTGGTGGTCGTGGTGGTACTGTTGCTAGTGTTTTGAAGTATTTTAAGCAGAAAAAAGTTTCACCGGTGTTAGAAGAAGATTTTCATCAATATCGTCTCATGAATAATAGGTTAGTACAATGGAGATTTGTCAATGCTCGTGCTGAGGCTACTATGGCTGCAATCAAGAGGGTTGCACAG AAGAAGCTGTTCAATGTATGGTTAAGAATCTCAATTATGAGAAACTTCACTGCTGAGAAGAAAATTCAAGTCCAAAAATTGAAGCATGATATTAAAATTAGCAGGATAATGAACTCTCAAGGTAATTTGCTTAGAGAGTGGCAAAGATTAGAGGTAAAAAATTCTGAAGCTGTTGGAAGGGTAGCCAGGAAATTATCAGCAGTTTCTCTTTGTCTACCACTAGTTGATGGAGCTGAG GCAAAAGTTACGGCGGTTTATGATGCCATCATCACAGCTGAGGAAATCATGGACGGTATCCAGGAATTTATTATGAATATGCAATGGCag GTTGAGCAGTCATGTTATTTGCTCACACAACTTATAGTCATTTTAAAGCAGGAGGAAGAATTCTTGGAGGAGCTAGAAACTCATATAAAAACAATTGATTCCTTTATT GTAGAAGAGGAAACCTTGAGAGTACATTGTATCCAATTGGCTAAGGAGAGGACAATAAGATGGGAAGGAGCTTGA
- the LOC132068438 gene encoding 2-hydroxyisoflavanone dehydratase-like produces the protein MAASYNPDEVVTDFYPFYRLYKDGRVERFYELYVITEVPPSPEDPATGVSSKDVNIFPHVSARLYLPKNTTSNQKLPVLVYSHGGGLVLGSAFFKTEHCYLNHLVSESNCVAISVNYRLAPENDLPTLYQDCWDALQWVASHADATTVNKEPWIENHGDFNRMFVAGDSAGGNIVYNIVMSAGRESLIGDVKLLGAILAFPFFLFPSLENIEHTMIYKLWNTICRPSEQGINSPMANPEKSPSLSRLGCLRLFVCSGEKDDLIPREIVIQFVEVVKESEWKGEIEFIEVEGEGHCFQAANPEAEKAKDLIKNMASFIRRK, from the exons ATGGCAGCTTCCTACAACCCTGATGAGGTGGTCACCGATTTCTACCCTTTCTATCGACTCTATAAAGATGGTCGAGTAGAGCGTTTCTACGAACTTTATGTTATAACTGAAGTTCCACCATCGCCAGAAGATCCTGCCACGGGTGTATCATCCAAAGACGTGAATATCTTTCCTCATGTCTCCGCTAGGCTTTACCTTCCAAAGAACACCACAAGCAATCAAAAGCTGCCCGTCTTAGTGTATTCCCATGGTGGAGGACTTGTGTTGGGATCTGCCTTCTTCAAAACGGAACACTGTTACCTCAACCATTTGGTTTCTGAATCAAACTGCGTCGCTATCTCTGTAAATTACAG GCTTGCCCCAGAAAATGACTTGCCGACACTTTACCAAGATTGTTGGGATGCCCTTCAATGGGTTGCTTCACACGCTGATGCTACCACCGTTAACAAAGAACCATGGATAGAAAACCACGGTGATTTTAACAGAATGTTTGTAGCAGGGGACAGTGCTGGGGGCAATATAGTTTATAACATAGTCATGAGTGCCGGTAGAGAAAGCTTAATAGGAGATGTGAAGCTCTTGGGTGCCATCttggctttccctttctttttgttCCCATCGCTCGAAAACATTGAGCACACTATGATCTACAAGCTTTGGAATACCATTTGCCGGCCGTCTGAGCAGGGAATTAATAGCCCAATGGCTAATCCAGAAAAGAGCCCGAGCTTATCTAGATTAGGGTGCTTGAGACTTTTCGTGTGTAGTGGGGAGAAAGATGACCTCATCCCAAGAGAAATTGTAATTCAATTCGTCGAAGTTGTAAAGGAAAGTGAGTGGAAAGGAGAGATAGAGTTCATTGAGGTTGAAGGTGAAGGTCACTGCTTTCAGGCTGCTAATCCTGAAGCTGAGAAAGCTAAAGATCTGATCAAGAACATGGCTTCTTTCATCCGACGGAAGTGA